The Verrucomicrobium spinosum DSM 4136 = JCM 18804 genome includes a region encoding these proteins:
- the surE gene encoding 5'/3'-nucleotidase SurE, producing MHFLLTNDDGIEAPGLAALAAAVSAIPGATYTIAAPDREYSQCGHRVTTTEVLKVLQKAEHAYAVSGTPADCVRAAVFGLGIKPDFVLSGVNAGGNMGQDLVISGTVAGAREAAYHGFRSAAFSHYLVKGIALDWERTGRWTTQLIEWLLGQNLADGEFWNVNYPHLPPGSEALPERLITSPARPPMLVTYDRSEGNAGEWDLRYTARYADRPAPVGSDVNVCFGGAVSVSRLSVVA from the coding sequence TTGCACTTCCTCCTTACCAACGACGACGGCATTGAAGCCCCCGGACTGGCCGCTCTGGCCGCCGCAGTTTCAGCAATTCCCGGGGCTACCTACACGATTGCCGCCCCAGATCGCGAGTACTCCCAGTGTGGCCATCGCGTGACCACCACGGAGGTCCTGAAGGTCCTCCAGAAGGCGGAACACGCCTATGCCGTCAGCGGCACTCCGGCCGATTGCGTGCGGGCAGCCGTCTTTGGCCTGGGTATTAAGCCGGACTTTGTGCTCTCCGGCGTGAACGCCGGCGGGAACATGGGGCAGGATCTGGTCATCTCCGGCACGGTCGCCGGGGCGAGAGAAGCGGCGTATCACGGGTTCCGTTCGGCCGCTTTTTCGCACTATCTCGTGAAGGGCATTGCTCTTGATTGGGAACGGACAGGCCGTTGGACCACCCAGTTAATCGAGTGGTTGCTGGGTCAGAATTTGGCGGATGGCGAGTTCTGGAACGTCAACTACCCCCACCTGCCACCTGGCAGCGAGGCATTGCCGGAGCGATTGATCACCTCCCCCGCCCGCCCGCCGATGCTGGTGACGTATGATCGGAGTGAGGGAAATGCGGGAGAGTGGGACCTGCGCTACACCGCCCGGTATGCAGACCGCCCAGCACCTGTGGGTTCTGATGTGAACGTGTGTTTTGGTGGAGCGGTCTCGGTGAGCAGGTTGAGCGTCGTTGCGTAG
- the hemB gene encoding porphobilinogen synthase, giving the protein MDLPIRPRRNRRTEAIRGLVRETELTAAHLIYPLFLHAGTADQPIESMPGCTRWSLAGLVKEAGEAHALGVPAVVLFPAISDKLKTKDAREAWNAKGLVPKAIAALKKAHPTLTVITDVALDPYNTDGHDGLVADDGRILNDETVAALVKQALCHATAGADMVSPSDMMDGRVAALRSALDKGGFQDVAIMSYTAKYASAYYGPFRGALDSAPKFGDKKTYQMDYANAREALREASLDEAEGADIMMVKPAVPYLDVIYRLRHHSPLPVAAYHVSGEYLMIKAAAASGWLDEKKIVLETLTSIRRAGADLILTYFAKDVATWQSEGK; this is encoded by the coding sequence ATGGACCTCCCCATCCGTCCCCGCCGCAATCGTCGCACCGAAGCCATCCGCGGTCTGGTGCGGGAAACGGAGCTCACTGCAGCACATCTCATCTACCCCCTCTTCCTCCATGCTGGGACCGCAGACCAGCCCATTGAGTCCATGCCAGGCTGTACCCGGTGGAGTCTCGCCGGTCTGGTGAAGGAAGCCGGTGAAGCTCACGCGCTCGGGGTCCCGGCCGTCGTGTTGTTTCCTGCAATCTCCGACAAGCTGAAGACCAAGGACGCCCGTGAGGCCTGGAATGCCAAGGGACTCGTGCCCAAGGCCATTGCGGCTCTCAAGAAGGCCCATCCCACACTCACCGTCATCACGGACGTGGCGCTGGACCCGTACAACACGGATGGGCACGACGGGCTGGTCGCCGACGACGGACGCATCCTCAATGATGAGACCGTTGCAGCCTTGGTGAAGCAGGCCCTCTGCCATGCGACTGCTGGTGCCGACATGGTGTCTCCGAGTGACATGATGGACGGCCGCGTGGCCGCCCTCCGCTCCGCGCTGGACAAGGGCGGCTTTCAGGACGTGGCCATCATGTCCTACACCGCCAAGTATGCGTCCGCCTACTACGGCCCCTTCCGCGGCGCGCTGGACTCCGCCCCGAAGTTTGGCGACAAGAAGACCTATCAGATGGACTACGCCAACGCCCGGGAGGCATTGCGCGAAGCCTCCTTGGACGAAGCAGAAGGCGCGGACATCATGATGGTGAAGCCCGCGGTCCCCTATCTGGACGTCATCTACCGCCTCCGTCACCACAGCCCCCTCCCCGTGGCCGCCTATCACGTGAGCGGCGAATACCTCATGATCAAAGCTGCCGCGGCCAGCGGCTGGCTGGATGAAAAGAAGATCGTCCTGGAAACCCTCACCAGCATCCGCCGCGCCGGTGCAGACCTGATCCTGACCTACTTCGCCAAGGATGTGGCGACCTGGCAGAGTGAAGGGAAATAG
- a CDS encoding ABC1 kinase family protein, translated as MELNPLAKHQRDFGRVAEIMKALVRYGLADWMRPLPFASLQQFFTSREGDVIAEAPMAVRVRLVLTELGPTFIKLGQVLSTRPDLIGVDLAEELSKLQSSTPPDPPDAIREVIIEDMGRPPEAIFATYEPHAFASASIAQVHHATLHTGEAVVLKVRKPGIERKVEADLSILAWLAEMSEVHAPQSKQYEPVALVRQFERTLMHELDFNHERRNIEEFTRRFAGDPTVRFPRAYAEYSSKRVLTMERLDGIPGNDRESLQASGADLNAFALRGANMYMAMIFRDSFYHADPHPGNLMLMPGGVVGVLDCGMAGRLDERLRDEVENLVLAVGQADVLALADAVCRLGSVSAGADHDQLIAELSDFVADYASQSISELDVSEALSSLTSIIRHHHVVLPPGVSLLLRTLVLLEGTSQLLSPKFSLGEVIQPFYRRAIKRRFAPKRMLLRLQRTFRDWDLLFQALPRDLGDALQRVRTGNFQVHLDHRHLDHVVNRLVMGIIMASMFLGSSLLWSMKAPPVVWDISIFGAAGYVISLYLGWRLYRAIRKSGSIDSKDP; from the coding sequence ATGGAATTGAATCCGCTTGCGAAGCATCAGCGGGATTTCGGGCGGGTGGCCGAGATCATGAAGGCCCTTGTGCGCTATGGACTGGCCGACTGGATGCGGCCTCTGCCATTCGCAAGCTTGCAGCAGTTTTTCACAAGTCGGGAAGGGGATGTCATTGCGGAAGCTCCCATGGCGGTGCGGGTGCGTCTCGTCCTCACGGAGCTGGGGCCTACCTTCATCAAACTGGGACAAGTGCTCAGCACCCGGCCAGACCTGATCGGTGTGGATCTGGCGGAGGAGCTGTCCAAGCTTCAGTCCAGCACCCCTCCCGATCCTCCAGACGCCATCCGCGAGGTCATCATAGAGGATATGGGCCGTCCTCCGGAGGCGATCTTTGCCACCTATGAGCCCCATGCCTTTGCCTCGGCATCGATCGCCCAGGTGCATCATGCCACCTTGCACACGGGTGAGGCTGTGGTCTTGAAAGTGCGCAAGCCCGGCATTGAGCGCAAGGTGGAGGCGGACCTCTCCATTCTGGCTTGGCTGGCGGAGATGTCAGAGGTGCATGCCCCACAGTCCAAGCAGTATGAACCGGTGGCGCTGGTGCGGCAGTTTGAGCGCACGCTCATGCACGAGCTGGATTTCAATCACGAGCGCCGCAATATCGAGGAATTTACCCGTCGGTTTGCCGGGGACCCTACGGTCCGTTTTCCCCGGGCCTATGCAGAATACTCCAGCAAGCGGGTGCTGACGATGGAGCGGCTTGACGGCATTCCCGGCAATGACCGGGAAAGCCTCCAGGCCTCTGGGGCAGATCTCAACGCCTTTGCCCTCCGCGGGGCAAACATGTACATGGCGATGATTTTCCGTGATTCCTTTTACCATGCCGATCCCCACCCTGGGAACCTGATGCTGATGCCGGGTGGCGTGGTGGGAGTGCTGGATTGCGGCATGGCGGGTCGGCTGGATGAACGCCTGCGGGATGAGGTGGAGAATCTCGTGCTCGCCGTGGGCCAGGCGGACGTGCTGGCGCTGGCGGATGCGGTATGCCGGCTGGGCTCGGTATCGGCTGGTGCCGACCATGATCAGCTGATTGCCGAGTTGTCTGACTTTGTAGCGGACTATGCTTCCCAGTCCATCAGCGAGCTCGACGTGAGCGAGGCCCTTTCATCCTTGACGAGCATCATCCGGCATCACCATGTGGTTCTGCCTCCCGGGGTTTCCCTGCTCTTACGCACCTTGGTGCTGCTGGAAGGCACGTCTCAATTGCTCAGCCCCAAGTTCAGCCTGGGCGAGGTAATCCAGCCCTTCTATCGGCGAGCCATCAAACGGCGGTTCGCGCCCAAACGCATGCTGCTGCGGCTCCAGCGCACCTTTCGCGACTGGGACCTGTTGTTTCAAGCACTGCCCCGGGACCTGGGAGACGCGCTTCAGCGCGTTCGTACTGGCAATTTCCAGGTGCATCTGGACCACCGGCACCTTGATCATGTCGTCAACCGGCTGGTCATGGGCATCATCATGGCCTCCATGTTCCTGGGTTCCTCCCTGCTCTGGAGCATGAAAGCACCGCCGGTGGTGTGGGACATCTCCATCTTCGGCGCTGCCGGGTATGTGATCTCCCTTTATCTAGGCTGGAGACTGTACCGGGCCATCCGTAAGTCGGGCAGTATTGACTCGAAGGACCCTTAG
- a CDS encoding phasin family protein yields MFEIVKKGVYMGLGLASLTKDRVQQFAADVSREAKLTEEQGRKFEEELQQQVDASKSDLETEIDKRIDQSLVQLGIVKAGIKRTAGQAADGIQGMVDRRIDEVLSRLKVARQEDIDSLKQRIELLESKLHAAPGETPIVQPGFES; encoded by the coding sequence ATGTTTGAGATCGTAAAAAAAGGCGTTTATATGGGACTCGGGCTGGCCAGCCTGACCAAGGACAGGGTCCAGCAGTTTGCCGCCGATGTGTCTCGGGAGGCCAAACTGACGGAGGAGCAGGGCCGCAAGTTCGAAGAGGAATTGCAGCAGCAGGTAGATGCTTCCAAGAGTGACCTGGAGACGGAAATCGACAAGCGTATCGATCAGTCGCTGGTGCAATTGGGGATTGTGAAGGCGGGTATCAAACGCACTGCAGGCCAGGCGGCCGACGGCATTCAAGGTATGGTGGACAGACGTATCGATGAGGTGCTCAGCCGGCTTAAGGTGGCCCGGCAGGAGGACATCGACTCGCTCAAGCAACGGATCGAACTGCTGGAGTCCAAGCTCCATGCGGCTCCTGGAGAAACTCCCATTGTGCAACCAGGGTTCGAGAGCTAA
- the cysS gene encoding cysteine--tRNA ligase has translation MSESANRLQLHDTLTRTAREVWPSEAGTLRFYGCGPTVYGPAHIGNFRTFIAQDVFRRVVELSGTPTLHVRNITDVDDKTIRDSQKAGQTLLEFTRYWTERFHADCAALNLLPPHVEPKATDHIAHQIKMIEDLISHGNAYAAPDGSVYFRVSSYADYGKLSHLEDRELKVGAAQTANDSDEYTKDSLADFALWKAHKTDDGENFWESPWGKGRPGWHLECSAMALEYLGVEFDLHSGGIDLVFPHHENEIAQSCCATGGRFARHWMHIAHLMVDGGKMSKSLGNLYTLADLGHRGYSPAVVRYTLLSGHYRQPLNFTLHSLDASHQALLKLAKFEKQLRALTQASEAPSLDELKATGKADIFAEAWADLLNDLNVPGAIGAVFATLNKTKPAALSVEAAKSAWIGLHFVLAALGLELPVIKDEGEVEAPEEVKALADQRWNAKQARDWTTSDDLRKQIELLGWIVKDSKEGYTLTPQA, from the coding sequence ATGTCTGAATCTGCCAACCGTCTGCAACTCCACGACACGCTGACCCGCACTGCGCGTGAGGTGTGGCCCTCTGAGGCCGGCACCCTGCGCTTTTACGGTTGTGGACCCACGGTTTACGGCCCGGCGCACATTGGCAATTTCCGCACCTTCATCGCCCAGGACGTCTTCCGTCGCGTGGTGGAGCTGAGCGGCACGCCCACTCTGCATGTGCGGAACATCACAGATGTCGATGACAAGACCATTCGCGATTCCCAGAAGGCGGGACAGACGCTCCTCGAGTTCACCCGGTACTGGACGGAGCGCTTTCACGCGGATTGCGCCGCGCTGAACCTCCTGCCCCCTCACGTAGAGCCCAAAGCGACCGATCACATTGCGCACCAGATCAAGATGATCGAGGACCTGATCTCCCACGGCAACGCCTATGCCGCGCCGGATGGATCAGTGTACTTCCGCGTCTCGTCCTATGCGGACTACGGCAAGCTTTCCCATCTGGAGGACCGCGAGCTCAAGGTCGGGGCCGCCCAGACCGCGAATGACAGCGACGAGTACACGAAAGACTCGCTGGCGGACTTCGCCCTGTGGAAGGCCCATAAGACAGATGACGGTGAAAACTTCTGGGAAAGCCCCTGGGGCAAGGGGCGGCCCGGCTGGCACCTGGAGTGCAGCGCCATGGCCCTGGAGTACCTCGGGGTCGAGTTTGATCTGCACAGCGGCGGGATCGACCTTGTCTTCCCCCACCATGAGAACGAGATCGCCCAGAGCTGCTGCGCGACCGGGGGCCGGTTCGCCCGGCACTGGATGCACATCGCCCACCTCATGGTGGACGGCGGGAAGATGAGCAAGAGCCTTGGCAACCTGTACACGCTCGCGGATCTGGGCCATCGGGGCTATTCACCCGCTGTGGTTCGCTACACGCTGCTCAGCGGGCATTACCGCCAGCCGCTCAATTTCACGCTGCACTCGCTGGATGCCTCCCATCAGGCGCTCCTGAAGCTGGCGAAGTTCGAGAAGCAACTGCGTGCCCTCACGCAAGCCTCTGAAGCGCCCTCGCTCGATGAGCTCAAGGCCACCGGCAAAGCGGACATCTTTGCAGAGGCTTGGGCAGACCTGCTCAATGACCTGAACGTTCCCGGTGCCATTGGAGCCGTCTTCGCCACGCTCAACAAGACCAAGCCCGCCGCCCTCTCGGTTGAGGCAGCCAAATCCGCCTGGATCGGTCTGCACTTTGTGCTGGCCGCGCTGGGACTGGAGTTGCCCGTCATCAAAGACGAAGGCGAAGTCGAAGCCCCTGAGGAGGTGAAGGCCCTGGCAGACCAGCGCTGGAACGCCAAGCAGGCCCGCGACTGGACCACCTCCGACGATCTGCGCAAGCAGATCGAGCTGCTCGGTTGGATCGTGAAAGACTCAAAAGAGGGCTACACCCTCACACCGCAGGCGTAA
- a CDS encoding MarR family winged helix-turn-helix transcriptional regulator: protein MSLLNPTDHADSLGASLRRPYRLLQERVYAELAASGFPEIRAAHSAVFRHILPEGSRLTALAEQAGMTKQSMAYLVEHLVEHGHVSVGPDPDDGRARRVRLTPRGERFIQAALSASQRVEDLLSAELGAKAMRELRRILGDIETVLMTPENDPRQSLAQRPTD, encoded by the coding sequence ATGAGTTTGCTCAATCCCACCGATCATGCCGACAGCCTCGGGGCCTCGCTGCGTCGCCCGTACCGTCTCCTTCAGGAGCGGGTCTATGCGGAGCTGGCGGCATCTGGCTTCCCGGAGATCCGGGCAGCCCACAGCGCGGTTTTTCGGCACATTCTGCCAGAGGGTTCACGACTCACGGCGCTGGCTGAGCAAGCAGGAATGACCAAGCAAAGCATGGCGTACCTGGTGGAACATCTGGTGGAACATGGTCACGTAAGCGTTGGCCCTGATCCAGATGATGGTCGGGCGCGAAGGGTCCGCCTGACCCCCCGGGGTGAACGTTTTATCCAGGCGGCCTTGAGTGCCAGTCAGCGGGTGGAGGATCTTCTTTCTGCGGAACTGGGAGCCAAGGCCATGCGCGAGCTGAGGCGGATTCTGGGGGACATTGAGACAGTCCTGATGACGCCTGAAAACGACCCCCGCCAGTCGCTGGCCCAGAGACCGACGGATTGA
- a CDS encoding LON peptidase substrate-binding domain-containing protein: MDINQEASLTIPGELPVMVLSDCHLFPGCLLPLYIFEERYRSMLTHALQSHRMFCIGNRSDEGDSDQINPHTTAGLVRACVQQDDGTSHLLLLGVRRIRLKKWVQERPFRIAAVDPVETHIDDIDKVMDLKDKALQLFKVGKDESASQLCETLGENDNPELICDVLSYHFTRCPKLQQKLLAETSLARRFELLIDALRKRECL; this comes from the coding sequence ATGGACATCAATCAAGAAGCCAGTCTGACTATCCCCGGAGAACTGCCTGTGATGGTGCTCTCTGACTGCCACCTTTTTCCGGGCTGCCTTCTTCCGCTGTACATCTTTGAAGAGCGCTACCGCTCCATGCTGACCCACGCGCTGCAGTCGCATCGCATGTTTTGCATCGGGAATCGGAGCGATGAAGGCGACAGCGACCAGATCAATCCGCACACAACTGCCGGGCTGGTCCGGGCCTGCGTCCAGCAGGATGATGGCACCTCCCACTTGCTCCTCCTCGGGGTCCGCCGCATTCGCCTCAAAAAATGGGTCCAGGAACGCCCCTTCCGCATCGCGGCCGTCGATCCAGTCGAGACCCACATCGACGATATCGACAAGGTGATGGACCTGAAAGACAAGGCCCTCCAGCTCTTCAAGGTGGGCAAAGACGAGAGCGCATCCCAGCTCTGTGAAACGCTGGGAGAGAACGACAATCCGGAGCTCATTTGTGATGTGCTGAGCTACCATTTCACCCGCTGCCCCAAGCTGCAGCAAAAGCTCCTTGCTGAGACCTCTCTAGCCCGCCGGTTTGAGCTGCTGATCGACGCCCTGCGCAAGAGGGAGTGCCTGTAA
- a CDS encoding cupin domain-containing protein yields the protein MSTNSTATPWITRAGESQVIHAFGDEIHIHLGARETGGRYTLFTDFTPPGGGPPPHVHHTEDEWFHVLEGQAAFLKDGVWEEVPAGSTVFMPKGCVHTFKNIGDVPLKQLITVVPAGIERYFARCGEEFAKAGGPDMAGILAISAEHDIVFV from the coding sequence ATGAGCACCAACTCAACAGCAACCCCCTGGATCACCCGGGCTGGCGAAAGCCAGGTCATTCACGCCTTTGGCGATGAGATTCACATCCATCTCGGAGCCCGTGAAACAGGAGGCCGGTACACCTTGTTCACCGATTTCACCCCGCCGGGAGGAGGCCCCCCTCCTCACGTCCATCATACGGAGGACGAGTGGTTCCATGTGCTGGAAGGGCAGGCCGCCTTCCTCAAGGACGGCGTTTGGGAGGAAGTCCCCGCAGGCAGCACGGTCTTCATGCCGAAAGGCTGCGTGCATACTTTCAAGAACATCGGTGATGTTCCGCTCAAGCAGCTCATCACCGTGGTCCCGGCAGGCATCGAGAGGTACTTCGCCCGCTGCGGGGAGGAATTCGCAAAAGCCGGCGGCCCAGACATGGCGGGCATCCTGGCCATCAGCGCAGAACACGATATCGTGTTCGTGTAA
- a CDS encoding flavodoxin family protein, whose translation MKNIAIIYFSGSGHTALMAEAVKSGASSVAGVDVSLIPIEGKDIVEGRYTNNEVLTQLTAADAIIFGTPTYMAGPSAQFKAFADATGMIWFQRGWRNKIAGGFTHSGSPSGDKVVTLNYLSALAAQQAMIWVNFPEIPSFNFGKDDGLNRFGFYTGAAGATPMNPGAPAKVDAGDLLTAETYGRHLAEVTLRFNAAPAQA comes from the coding sequence ATGAAAAACATCGCCATCATTTACTTCTCCGGTTCAGGTCACACTGCTCTCATGGCTGAGGCCGTCAAGAGCGGAGCAAGCTCCGTAGCCGGAGTGGATGTCAGCCTTATTCCGATCGAGGGCAAAGACATCGTGGAAGGCCGCTACACGAACAATGAGGTCCTGACCCAACTCACGGCCGCAGATGCCATCATCTTCGGGACCCCGACTTACATGGCCGGACCTTCTGCCCAGTTCAAAGCCTTCGCCGATGCCACGGGCATGATCTGGTTCCAGCGTGGCTGGCGCAACAAGATTGCCGGCGGCTTCACGCACAGCGGCTCTCCCAGCGGGGATAAAGTGGTGACGCTCAACTACCTCAGCGCACTGGCGGCTCAGCAGGCCATGATCTGGGTGAACTTCCCAGAGATTCCTTCCTTTAACTTTGGCAAGGACGATGGCCTGAACCGCTTTGGGTTCTACACCGGTGCTGCCGGGGCCACACCGATGAACCCCGGTGCCCCTGCCAAGGTGGATGCAGGTGACCTGCTCACGGCGGAGACCTATGGCCGCCATCTCGCAGAAGTGACCCTGCGCTTCAACGCGGCTCCCGCTCAGGCCTAA
- a CDS encoding LysR family transcriptional regulator, with amino-acid sequence MELRHLRYFVAVAEEQNITRAAERLHVSQPPLSRQIRDLEDELGVDLLERTAKSVKLTQAGRVFLNEARAVILRAEEAIQAARDAALSQLSELHVGYAPSPTVEILPPALRAFRESSPGVRVTLHDMTSAEMLNGLRKDELHLALLVAQPNNIMPGIVYQPLRKYRVGVAVPPGHPFTLKEAVTAQEVVAEPLVAYTRRDYNDYHGWISRVLGVSAKKLHIEEECDGALSLIAAVEGGRGIALSAESLLCISGPRIQFVPITPAPPEMEVVLACRDDLQDATVERFMKHAKAVAKGGK; translated from the coding sequence ATGGAATTGCGCCATCTCCGCTACTTCGTCGCTGTTGCTGAAGAGCAGAACATCACGCGTGCCGCAGAAAGGCTTCATGTCTCCCAGCCGCCGCTGAGTCGGCAAATCCGGGATCTGGAGGACGAACTGGGGGTGGATCTCCTGGAACGGACGGCCAAGTCCGTCAAGCTGACCCAGGCCGGCCGGGTGTTCCTCAATGAAGCCCGTGCGGTTATTCTGCGTGCAGAGGAGGCGATTCAGGCGGCGCGGGATGCCGCGCTGTCCCAGCTAAGCGAGCTGCATGTGGGGTATGCCCCCTCTCCCACTGTGGAAATCCTGCCCCCTGCCCTGCGGGCCTTCCGCGAGTCTTCGCCCGGCGTTCGGGTCACTCTGCATGACATGACCTCTGCCGAGATGCTGAACGGGCTCCGCAAGGACGAACTTCACCTGGCACTTTTGGTGGCTCAGCCGAACAACATCATGCCGGGCATTGTGTACCAGCCCCTCCGCAAATACCGTGTGGGGGTGGCCGTCCCCCCCGGACATCCCTTCACCCTGAAGGAAGCAGTAACCGCGCAGGAGGTGGTCGCAGAGCCGCTGGTGGCGTACACCCGCAGGGACTACAACGACTACCACGGCTGGATCTCCCGCGTACTGGGAGTGTCCGCCAAGAAACTGCACATCGAGGAGGAATGCGACGGTGCCCTGAGCCTCATCGCCGCGGTGGAAGGCGGTCGCGGCATCGCCCTCAGTGCAGAGAGCCTGCTTTGCATCTCGGGCCCACGCATTCAGTTCGTACCCATAACGCCGGCTCCGCCCGAAATGGAGGTGGTGCTGGCCTGCCGTGATGACCTGCAGGACGCCACGGTTGAGCGGTTCATGAAACACGCCAAAGCCGTGGCGAAAGGCGGCAAATAG
- a CDS encoding RluA family pseudouridine synthase, producing MPVFTNIAAYKFATLADLKPLRERLIAQCKAWNLKGTILLSPEGINLFVAGGAAEIEGLMDLLRAISGLEALTPKYSESDHQPFRRMLVRLKKEIIAFGVEGISPGVHTSPKLAPATLKQWLDAGRPVTLLDTRNDYEVKLGTFKGALIPGIDHFRDFPEAVRRLPETLKKEPIVMFCTGGIRCEKAGPFMEREGFEQIYQLDGGILKYFEDCGADHYDGECFVFDQRVGVDPSLQESDSALCFACQTPLDLEDQKDPRFVPSVSCPYCYKTTDQQREDAVQARNEAIQKLVNPLPGSVPYENERPLNVPSEQDGKPLLEVVIALFPQIDAEEWQRRCEEGRFTRESGERLTASTVLAAGDRCVQHFPAAAEPPVNADLKVLHEDEAIVVLDKPAPLPMHPAGRFNRNTAQYILSQVYAPQRPRLVHRLDANTTGLVVCARTRHFANLLQKQFKDFSIEKGYVVRVLGHPEADQFMVDAPISAEPGHLGSYAVDEEMGQSARTDFVVLSRDGDGTSLLEARPLTGRTNQIRLHLAHLGHNIVGDPTYLQGGGLGDTQTLELGSPPMCLHAWKLGFKHPLTGERLAFETPLPDWAKR from the coding sequence ATGCCAGTCTTCACGAACATCGCCGCCTACAAGTTTGCCACGCTTGCCGATCTCAAACCGTTGAGGGAGCGACTCATAGCCCAGTGCAAGGCCTGGAATCTGAAAGGGACGATTTTGCTCAGCCCGGAGGGCATCAATCTGTTTGTCGCGGGAGGTGCCGCTGAAATTGAGGGCCTCATGGATCTGCTGCGGGCGATTTCCGGGCTGGAAGCTCTCACACCCAAGTATAGCGAAAGTGACCACCAGCCCTTCCGCAGGATGCTCGTGCGGCTGAAGAAGGAGATCATCGCCTTTGGCGTGGAAGGGATTTCCCCTGGCGTACACACCTCCCCCAAGCTGGCCCCCGCCACGCTAAAACAGTGGCTGGACGCAGGTCGGCCGGTGACCTTGCTGGACACGCGGAATGATTACGAGGTCAAGCTGGGCACCTTCAAAGGGGCGCTGATTCCCGGGATCGATCACTTCCGGGACTTCCCTGAAGCGGTGCGCAGGCTCCCCGAGACGCTGAAAAAAGAGCCCATTGTCATGTTCTGTACGGGTGGCATCCGCTGTGAAAAGGCGGGCCCCTTCATGGAGCGGGAAGGGTTCGAGCAAATCTACCAGCTCGACGGCGGCATCCTGAAGTACTTCGAAGACTGCGGTGCCGACCACTATGATGGCGAGTGTTTCGTGTTCGACCAGAGGGTGGGTGTGGATCCCAGCCTGCAGGAGTCGGACTCTGCTCTTTGCTTTGCCTGCCAGACACCGCTGGATCTGGAGGACCAGAAGGACCCTCGCTTCGTGCCCAGTGTTTCCTGCCCCTATTGCTACAAGACCACGGATCAACAGCGCGAGGACGCTGTGCAGGCCAGAAATGAGGCCATCCAGAAGTTGGTGAACCCGCTCCCAGGCAGCGTTCCCTACGAGAATGAGCGCCCGCTCAATGTGCCCTCCGAGCAGGATGGCAAGCCGCTCCTGGAGGTGGTGATCGCCCTCTTTCCCCAGATCGATGCGGAGGAATGGCAGCGTCGCTGTGAGGAAGGGCGCTTCACTCGGGAGTCGGGAGAGCGCCTCACTGCTTCCACGGTGCTGGCAGCGGGAGATCGTTGTGTCCAGCATTTCCCGGCTGCGGCAGAGCCCCCGGTGAACGCTGACTTGAAGGTGCTTCATGAGGATGAAGCGATCGTCGTGCTCGACAAGCCAGCACCGTTGCCCATGCACCCGGCGGGCCGGTTCAACCGCAATACCGCTCAGTACATCCTGAGTCAGGTGTATGCCCCGCAGCGCCCGCGGCTGGTGCACCGCCTGGATGCCAATACCACGGGACTGGTGGTTTGTGCCCGGACCCGGCATTTTGCCAATCTGCTGCAAAAGCAGTTTAAAGACTTCAGCATCGAGAAAGGGTATGTGGTGCGGGTGCTGGGGCATCCAGAGGCAGACCAGTTTATGGTGGATGCCCCCATCAGTGCTGAGCCGGGCCATCTGGGCTCGTATGCCGTGGATGAAGAAATGGGACAGTCCGCTCGCACAGACTTCGTCGTTCTGAGCCGGGATGGGGATGGCACCAGTCTCCTGGAAGCCCGCCCGCTCACAGGGCGGACGAATCAGATCCGCCTGCATCTGGCGCACCTCGGCCACAACATTGTGGGCGATCCCACCTACCTCCAAGGGGGTGGCTTGGGGGATACCCAGACGCTTGAACTGGGCAGTCCGCCCATGTGCTTGCATGCCTGGAAGCTTGGTTTCAAACATCCGCTGACAGGGGAGCGCCTGGCGTTCGAGACGCCGCTGCCGGATTGGGCAAAGCGGTAA